GCCAATTCATCGCTTCGGCCCCTTCTCTCTTTCCAGAAGAAATCGTAACAGAGATGCAAAAATGTTTGGATTCCGTACGACCTCTTCCCTTCTCTGAGATCGAAAAAGTATTAAAAAAAGAACTGGGTAGAGATTACCAAAATTTATTCCAAAGTATAGATCCGGTTCCAATGGCGTCAGCCTCCATCGCGCAAGTACATTCCGCAGTGACCAAGGACGGTTTGGATGTGGTAGTTAAGGTGCAAAGACCGGATATAGAAGGTGCGTTAGGAGCAGATCTCAATCTTCTATTCTTAGCCTCAAAATTATTCGAAGTATTCGTGCCGGGCCTGAACAAATCAGGACTTTCAGAAATGGTGGGAATGTTCCAATCTTCCATTTTAGAAGAAATTGATTTTATAAAAGAAGCAAATAACTGCGAAGAATTCGAAAGATACCTTCTAGCCTCCGGAGAAACCAGAGCAAGAGTTCCTAAAATTTATAAAGATCTCAGCACCAAAAAAGTTTTGGTTATGGAGAAATTCTACGGAGCGCCTATTACGGACGAAGTTTCTCTTCGTAAATTCAGTAAGGACCCTTCTAAGACGCTTTCAGACGCATTGGAGATCTGGTTTTCTACACTTTCCAGATCCGGATTTTTTCATGCGGATGTACATGCAGGAAATCTAATGATCCTAAGAGATGGAACAGTAGGTTTTATAGACTTCGGGATCGTAGGTAGGATTTCCTCAAAAGTCTGGGAAGGTCTAATGATCTTTTTAGAAGGTCTTGCTTTAAATAGAACGGATAGGATCGCAAGCGGCCTAGTTCGTATGGATGGGACCGCTAAAGGCGTAGACGAAAAAAAATTAGCCAAGGACTTGGAAACTGTCTTCGATCAAATGAGTAAGATGGTCTTGGACATTCAAATGGGAGAATTGGACGCATTTGACGAGCAGAAAATGAATGCTATGCTTTTCGAGTTCCGAGACATTTCGGACAGGAACGGATTAAAGATCCCAAAAGAATTCGGACTTCTTATTAAACAAATCTTATACTTTGACAGATATATCAAATCTTTCGCACCGGAACTCGATCTGATCCGGGACAGGGAAAAATTTATCAAATGAAATCCAAACTTTTCGAATTGGAAGAGGGAGAATCCGGAAAAATTACCGGAATTAAAAACGAATCCGGAAAAACGGGACTGGTCCGTAACCTTTTAGATATGGGTTTTCTTCCGGGAACAAAGATCACCGTGGTCCGAAAATTCCAGGACCAGGACAAGATGATCGTAAAATTAGGCCTTGTTCGATTGGCCATTCGAAAATTAGAAGCGGATCTTCTGGAATTGAACTAGTTTATGAAATTATTAAATACTGAAATACAAACTCTGGAAACTAAAACGGAGAAGTTCCGGGTTTTACTTACGGGGAATCCAAACTGCGGCAAATCCACATTATTTAATAGGCTTACCGGTCTTAGACAAAAAACAGGAAACTACCACGGAGTCACCGTAGAAAAAGCGGAAGGAACTATCCATACGGAAGATAGAACCGTTCATATAGTAGATCTTCCTGGTGCATATAGTTTAGGCGGAGAATCGGAAGACAAACAGGTAACCACCCGCATTCTTCTTTCCAAGGGAACGGAAGACAAACTCATCTTCGTATTGGACGCTGTTGCGATAGAAAGAGGACTCCAATTTTTATTACAGGTTACTTCTCTAAAGATCCCTATGATAGTAGCGGTCACAATGAACGATACCTTGGAAAAAAAAGGAGTTCATTTAGATCTGAAAGCTCTATCCAAGGCATTCGGTGTTTCTTTTTATTTCGTAAATCCAAGATCGGGAGAAGGTGTAGAAGTTTTAGAAAAAGTTCTGACCGATCCTTCTTCTTATAAGATCCCGGAGCCTGATTTTTCCTGGGATAAAAAAAGAACTGCACTCATAGAATCAGTACTTTCTAAACTATCAGTAGACGATCCAGACTCGGTCCGATTCGTATTAGAAAATAGTTTTAAAGAATTCAGCGGTGAAAGTCTGCAAACAGGACTTCCTTCTGTCGGATTTTTCCCCGAAAAAACCAGGGACTTCATCCGCTCCGAATGGCAAAAATCTAAATTAGAATTTTCTTATGGAGAAGAATTGGTCCAAAGATCCATCTGGATCAAAAAACTCTTATCCAAAGCAGTTTCGGGTTCCGAAATTGCCGAAAAAGGGATATTAGGATTTGCGGATAAAATACTTCTCCACCCGATCTGGGGCCTTACGATCTTTTTAGGGATCATGGCCCTTGTATTCCAATTCTTATTCACCTGGTCGGAAGTGCCCATGGATTGGATAGAAGCAAGAATTAGCGATCTTGCGGATTGGACGGGCAATTATTTACCGGAAGGACCGGTACGTTCTCTGATCCAAGAAGGAATGATAGGTGGAGTCGGAGCAGTTTTAGTATTCGTTCCTCAGATCAGTTTATTATTCTTATTCATCGGGATCATGGAAGAAAGCGGTTATATCGCAAGAGCCTCCTTCCTAATGGACAGGTTTATGGGAAGATTCGGCCTTTCCGGAAAATCCTTCATTCCATTACTTTCCAGTGCTGCATGCGCAGTCCCTGCGATCATGGGTACGAGAACGATAGAGAACAAAGCGGATAGGCTCACTACAATCCTGGTATCTCCGCTCATCACATGTTCTGCCAGATATCCGGTTTATATTTTAGTAATAGGAACGGTTTTCTCAGCGGAGCCTGTTCTTGGGATCTTCTCCCCTAAAGTCCTAGCGTTATTCGGTCTTTTCTTATTGGGAATGTTCACTTCGATGGGAGCTGCGTTCTTATTCAAAAAGACTTTTTTCAGATCGGAACCTGCTTACTTTTTGATGGAACTTCCCAGATACCAATTGCCTTCTCTCAAAAGTTTATTTTTTACCGTTTATAAAAAGATCAGAGCATTTATAGGGAACGCTGGAAAAGTAATCCTATTCATTTCCATCATTCTATGGTTCCTAGCAAATTATCCAAGGGTAGAAGGTTCCAAAACAGAAAACTTAAGCCCTACACAAGCAAAGTCCCTGCAAATCTCTGAATCATATGCAGGAAGAATGGGGAAAATGATGGAGCCTGTCTTAGCGCCGATCGGTTTCGGCTGGAAGATGGGACTCGGGATCATTACATCCTTTGCAGCAAGAGAAGTAATGGTATCCACATTATCCATTGTATACGGGGTCCAAGGAGAAGATTCTGAAGATGAAAATCTAAGGTCAGCTCTCCGAAAGGACAAGGATCCAGAGACTGGAAAACCTGTTTGGACAATTGCGAGCGCTTTAAGTTTACTCGTATTTTTTGCGTTCGCATGTCAATGTATGTCCACTCTCGCAGTAGTAAAAAAAGAGACAAACTCTCTTTTTTGGCCGTTCTTTATGTTCACATACATGACAATTCTTGCATATACTTCCTCTTTTTTAGTTTTCCATTTTTCTAAATCTTTAGGCTGGAATTAATAATGATAAAAAGGCTACCAACAAACCTTAGGATAATTTTATTTTACTCTTTTTGTTTTTTGATCCTTTTAACTATTTTTAGATTTGTATTACTCTTTATCTACTTTTCTAAACTGGGGAACTCCTCAATTAGCGAAGTAATTAACTCATTTTTAATTGGGATACGTTTCGACCTATGCGTGATCTCCATTGTGATCGGGTTATCTTGGATCTTATCATCTTTTCATTATCCGAATCGTTGGAAATACTACAGGTATATTTGGGGGATTCTTCCGATTCCATTATTCTTATGGATGACCGGACATTTGATCGGAGACACGATCTACTTCGGAGAAGCTGACAAACATCTAGGATATGAAGGTTTTGTATTTTTAGGAAAAGACCTGATCATACTAATAGAAGCCGGGATCAAGAATGACACTTTAAAAGTGGTTCTGGGACTGATCGGAATATTTACGGGACTTCCTGCATTAATTTATCTTTTTATAAAATACAATGGATATCAATATTCTCCGGAAAATAGAACCAAAGAATTAGCTCAGATCCCTATCTCCATCATCTTATTACTGCTTCTATTCCGAGGAGGGGTCCAATCTAGACCATTAAGGTCCACGGAAGCAATCCATTCGGAAAATCCATTTTTAAACCAGCTCCCTTTAAACGGTGTATTCACCACGATCATGGATCTAAAATCCAAATCCATTCTTCCCGAATTACAAATGTCCAAAGAAGAATCGATCCGGATCGTACAAAATGAAATAGATTATGCAGGTGCAAAGTTTATAGATCCTGAATATCCGCTGTTAAGAGAAACTTCAGAGACAAGAAAAGAAACTCCTCCGAATATAGTGCTCATTCTTCTGGAAAGCTGGACTGGAAAATTCCTGAAGCCAAACGGAGACGGAATTGTAGGAGGAAGAGAACTCACTCCTAATTTTAATTCTCTCGTAAAAGAGGGTAGATACTTTCCTAGATTTTTTGCAACTGGCGGAAGGACAGTAAACGGACTCATGTCCGTTCTCACAGGAATTCCGGATCGTCCAGGGATCACAGTGGTGAGAACCCATCAGGTTCTAGGAAATTTCGGTGGTCTTGGATCCTTGTTAA
Above is a genomic segment from Leptospira johnsonii containing:
- the feoB gene encoding ferrous iron transport protein B, whose translation is MKLLNTEIQTLETKTEKFRVLLTGNPNCGKSTLFNRLTGLRQKTGNYHGVTVEKAEGTIHTEDRTVHIVDLPGAYSLGGESEDKQVTTRILLSKGTEDKLIFVLDAVAIERGLQFLLQVTSLKIPMIVAVTMNDTLEKKGVHLDLKALSKAFGVSFYFVNPRSGEGVEVLEKVLTDPSSYKIPEPDFSWDKKRTALIESVLSKLSVDDPDSVRFVLENSFKEFSGESLQTGLPSVGFFPEKTRDFIRSEWQKSKLEFSYGEELVQRSIWIKKLLSKAVSGSEIAEKGILGFADKILLHPIWGLTIFLGIMALVFQFLFTWSEVPMDWIEARISDLADWTGNYLPEGPVRSLIQEGMIGGVGAVLVFVPQISLLFLFIGIMEESGYIARASFLMDRFMGRFGLSGKSFIPLLSSAACAVPAIMGTRTIENKADRLTTILVSPLITCSARYPVYILVIGTVFSAEPVLGIFSPKVLALFGLFLLGMFTSMGAAFLFKKTFFRSEPAYFLMELPRYQLPSLKSLFFTVYKKIRAFIGNAGKVILFISIILWFLANYPRVEGSKTENLSPTQAKSLQISESYAGRMGKMMEPVLAPIGFGWKMGLGIITSFAAREVMVSTLSIVYGVQGEDSEDENLRSALRKDKDPETGKPVWTIASALSLLVFFAFACQCMSTLAVVKKETNSLFWPFFMFTYMTILAYTSSFLVFHFSKSLGWN
- a CDS encoding FeoA family protein produces the protein MKSKLFELEEGESGKITGIKNESGKTGLVRNLLDMGFLPGTKITVVRKFQDQDKMIVKLGLVRLAIRKLEADLLELN
- a CDS encoding LTA synthase family protein; this translates as MIKRLPTNLRIILFYSFCFLILLTIFRFVLLFIYFSKLGNSSISEVINSFLIGIRFDLCVISIVIGLSWILSSFHYPNRWKYYRYIWGILPIPLFLWMTGHLIGDTIYFGEADKHLGYEGFVFLGKDLIILIEAGIKNDTLKVVLGLIGIFTGLPALIYLFIKYNGYQYSPENRTKELAQIPISIILLLLLFRGGVQSRPLRSTEAIHSENPFLNQLPLNGVFTTIMDLKSKSILPELQMSKEESIRIVQNEIDYAGAKFIDPEYPLLRETSETRKETPPNIVLILLESWTGKFLKPNGDGIVGGRELTPNFNSLVKEGRYFPRFFATGGRTVNGLMSVLTGIPDRPGITVVRTHQVLGNFGGLGSLLRPLGYSTYFVHGGDVGFDNMSFLFPHWGFDNIIGKEEIEKTGKYKSGAWGFYDGDVLEELHNTISKAKQPFAAVSLTLTTHYPYQVPDTFKNMYPETMKDGDYFNTYHYSDESIGKFMEKAKKSPYFKNTIFIFVADHTHHRDLNPFEDRNIPLLIYSPKYVKPGLDPKVSSQLDVIPTILGLVGKKVKFSSFGRDLLSNSSYSRTGGSYFAFSSVIGWIENEYALYRSTEGELREAYPMPWSENKSKCASIKETCDQYEQRAKAFLNLSYELLNTNRIFPEK
- a CDS encoding ABC1 kinase family protein, with the protein product MPGFLDQLLQGVNSASRIVTSSYVFSTKTILLLKDLATGGSSSRNIPVRLREAFEELGATYIKLGQFIASAPSLFPEEIVTEMQKCLDSVRPLPFSEIEKVLKKELGRDYQNLFQSIDPVPMASASIAQVHSAVTKDGLDVVVKVQRPDIEGALGADLNLLFLASKLFEVFVPGLNKSGLSEMVGMFQSSILEEIDFIKEANNCEEFERYLLASGETRARVPKIYKDLSTKKVLVMEKFYGAPITDEVSLRKFSKDPSKTLSDALEIWFSTLSRSGFFHADVHAGNLMILRDGTVGFIDFGIVGRISSKVWEGLMIFLEGLALNRTDRIASGLVRMDGTAKGVDEKKLAKDLETVFDQMSKMVLDIQMGELDAFDEQKMNAMLFEFRDISDRNGLKIPKEFGLLIKQILYFDRYIKSFAPELDLIRDREKFIK